One window of Globicephala melas chromosome 5, mGloMel1.2, whole genome shotgun sequence genomic DNA carries:
- the COQ2 gene encoding 4-hydroxybenzoate polyprenyltransferase, mitochondrial, with translation MSLRMPACDRTLGNDVRPPRVRALRSAMLGASGTGLVRALRAGTQVWLWGSRGRSLSLPHAARGLHAGDWRPSAGRGPLERRPSLPAAAIVNSAPRPLQPYLRLMRLDKPIGTWLLYLPCTWSIGLAAEPGCFPDWYMLSLFGTGAVLMRGAGCTINDMWDQDYDKKVTRTASRPIAAGDISTFQSFVFLGGQLTLALGVLLCLNYYSIALGAASLLLVITYPLMKRITYWPQLALGLTFNWGALLGWSAVKGSCDPSVCLPLYFSGIMWTLIYDTIYAHQDKRDDALIGLKSTALLFREDTKQWLSGFTVAMLGALSLVGVNIGQTVPYYTALAAVGAHLAHQIYTLDIHRPEDCWDKFTSNRTIGLIIFLGIVLGNLWKEKETDKTKKNIDNRVEN, from the exons ATGTCACTGCGCATGCCTGCCTGTGACAGGACGCTCGGGAATGACGTCAGGCCCCCGCGGGTCCGCGCTCTCCGGAGCGCCATGCTGGGCGCGTCAGGCACGGGGCTCGTGCGGGCCCTGCGGGCAGGGACGCAGGTGTGGCTGTGGGGCTCGCGCGGCCGCTCCCTCTCCTTGCCGCACGCGGCCCGTGGGCTACACGCGGGAGACTGGCGGCCCTCAGCCGGGCGGGGACCGCTCGAGCGGCGGCCGAGCCTGCCTGCGGCGGCGATCGTGAACTCGGCGCCCCGCCCTCTGCAGCCCTACCTGCGCCTCATGAGGTTGGACAAGCCCATAG gaaCCTGGCTACTGTACCTGCCATGTACTTGGAGCATTGGTCTGGCAGCTGAACCAGGTTGTTTTCCAGATTGGTACATGTTATCCCTCTTTGGCACTGGAGCTGTTCTGATGCGTGGAGCAGGCTGTACTATTAATGACATGTGGGACCAGGACTACGATAAAAAG GTTACAAGAACAGCAAGTCGCCCAATAGCTGCTGGAGACATTTCAACTTTtcaatcctttgtttttcttgggGGACAGCTGACCTTGGCACTGGGTGTTCTTCTGTGTCTGAATTACTACAG taTAGCTCTTGGAGCAGCATCCCTACTTCTTGTCATCACCTACCCGCTAATGAAGAGAATTACATACTGGCCTCAATTAGCCTTGG GGTTGACTTTTAATTGGGGAGCATTACTTGGATGGTCTGCTGTCAAGGGCTCCTGTGATCCATCTGTTTgccttcctctttatttttctggaattatGTGGACTCTAATATACGATACTATCTATGCTCATCAG GACAAGAGAGATGATGCTCTGATCGGGCTTAAGTCCACGGCACTGCTGTTCCGTGAAGATACCAAGCAGTGGCTCAGTGGCTTCACTGTGGCGATGCTGGGGGCACTGAGCCTGGTGGGAGTGAACATTGGTCAAACTGTGCCCTACTACACTGCTCTGGCTGCTGTAGGGGCCCATCTGGCTCACCAG ATTTACACTCTGGACATCCACAGACCTGAGGATTGTTGGGATAAATTCACCTCCAACCGAACAATAGGActaataattttt